The Fusobacterium necrophorum subsp. necrophorum genome has a window encoding:
- the rpoC gene encoding DNA-directed RNA polymerase subunit beta' translates to MGIRNFEKIKIKLASPEKIEEWSYGEVTKPETINYRTLNPEKDGLFCEKIFGPTKDWECACGKYKRMRYKGLICEKCEVEVTKSKVRRERMGHIALAAPVSHIWYSKGTPNKMSLIIGLSPKELESVLYFARYIVTESEEDSLEIGKIITEKEYKLFKQLYGNKFEAYMGAEAILKLLERINLEELRIELEEELEEVSSAQKRKKIVKRLKIVRDFIASGNKPEWMILKNVPVIPADLRPMVQLDGGRFATSDLNDLYRRVINRNNRLKKLLEIRAPEIVVKNEKRMLQEAVDALIDNGRRGKPVVAQNNRELKSLSDMLKGKQGRFRQNLLGKRVDYSARSVIVVGPSLKMNQCGIPKKMALELYKPFIMRELVKRELATNIKTAKKLVEEADDKVWDVIEDVIQDHPVLLNRAPTLHRLSIQAFEPVLIEGKAIRLHPLVCSAFNADFDGDQMAVHLMLSPEAIMEAKLLMLAPNNIIAPSSGEPIAVPSQDMVMGCYYMTEKKKGAKGEGKVFSNIEQLLTAYQNQVIDTHALVKVRVNGEMVETTAGLVMFNEILPIQDRNYQRTIGKKELKNLIAYLYDEHGFTETADLINKLKNFGYHYSTLAGISVGVEDLVIPEEKKHLLAAADKQVEEIDADYKSGKIINEERYRKTIEVWSKTTDAVTKAMMDGLDKFNPVYMMANSGARGNTNQMRQLAGMRGNMADTQGRIIETPIKANFREGLTVLEFFISSHGARKGLADTALRTADSGYLTRRLVDISHEVIVNAEDCGTMQGIEVGDLISGGKVIEKLAERIRGRVLAEDLIHEGEILATRNTMIGKELLREIEEKGIKKVKIRSPLTCALEKGVCKKCYGMDLSNLKEILLGEAVGVVAAQSIGEPGTQLTMRTFHTGGVASASAAITQIKSENGGRISFRDIHTLNLNGEEIVVSQAGKVIVADNEYEVSSGSTLRVKEGDIIEEGTVLVTFDPYHIPLIAAQDGKVEYRELTPKKTYDEKYDVWQSLVVKAMDSGDVNPRVHILDKEGKKLGTYNIPYGAYMMVEDGAMVKKGDILAKIMKIGEGSKDITGGLPRVQELFEARNPKGKAMLTEIDGRVEINNRKKKGMRVVTVKALDDSGDQREYLVPVGERLIVTDGLKVKAGDKITEGAISPFDVLNIKGLVAAEQFILESVQQVYRDQGVGVNDKHIEIIVKQMFKKVKIVDSGASLFLEDEVVEKRLVDLENKELAEKGKALIQYEPIIQGITKAAVNTGSFISAASFQETTKVLSNAAIEGKVDYLEGLKENVIIGKKIPAGTGFSAYKNVAMKVQEEFGTELEAVEE, encoded by the coding sequence ATGGGAATCAGAAATTTTGAAAAAATTAAAATTAAATTGGCATCTCCTGAAAAAATTGAAGAATGGTCATATGGGGAAGTAACGAAGCCGGAAACCATAAATTATAGAACGTTGAATCCGGAAAAAGACGGATTGTTCTGCGAAAAAATCTTTGGACCGACAAAAGATTGGGAATGTGCATGTGGAAAGTACAAGAGAATGCGATACAAAGGTTTGATTTGTGAAAAATGTGAAGTGGAAGTGACAAAATCGAAAGTCAGAAGAGAAAGAATGGGGCATATTGCTTTGGCAGCCCCTGTTTCGCACATTTGGTATTCCAAAGGAACTCCAAATAAAATGTCTTTGATTATCGGCTTGTCTCCAAAAGAATTGGAATCTGTATTGTATTTTGCGAGATACATTGTTACGGAAAGCGAGGAAGACAGCTTAGAAATTGGAAAAATCATCACGGAAAAAGAATACAAGTTGTTTAAACAGTTGTATGGAAATAAGTTTGAAGCTTACATGGGTGCGGAAGCGATTTTAAAATTGTTGGAACGAATCAATTTAGAGGAATTGAGAATTGAGTTGGAAGAGGAATTGGAAGAAGTTTCTTCCGCTCAAAAACGAAAGAAAATTGTAAAACGTTTGAAAATTGTTCGAGATTTTATTGCTTCCGGAAATAAACCGGAATGGATGATCTTAAAGAATGTTCCCGTGATTCCCGCAGATTTACGTCCTATGGTACAATTGGACGGAGGAAGATTTGCGACTTCGGATTTGAATGATTTGTATCGAAGAGTCATCAATCGAAACAATCGTTTGAAAAAATTATTGGAAATTCGAGCCCCTGAAATTGTTGTAAAAAATGAAAAAAGAATGTTACAGGAAGCTGTAGACGCCTTGATTGACAATGGTCGAAGAGGAAAGCCGGTGGTAGCTCAAAATAACAGAGAATTGAAATCCTTGTCCGATATGTTGAAAGGAAAACAAGGACGTTTCCGACAAAATTTGTTGGGAAAACGGGTAGACTATTCAGCACGGTCTGTTATCGTGGTAGGACCGTCTTTGAAGATGAATCAATGTGGAATTCCTAAGAAAATGGCTTTGGAATTGTACAAACCGTTTATTATGAGAGAATTGGTAAAACGGGAATTGGCAACCAATATTAAAACAGCGAAAAAATTGGTTGAAGAAGCTGATGACAAGGTTTGGGATGTCATTGAAGATGTCATCCAGGATCACCCGGTTTTATTGAACAGAGCTCCGACTTTGCATAGATTGTCGATTCAAGCATTTGAACCGGTTTTGATTGAAGGAAAGGCAATTCGACTGCATCCTTTGGTTTGTTCCGCCTTCAACGCCGACTTCGACGGAGACCAAATGGCAGTGCATTTAATGTTATCTCCGGAAGCTATCATGGAAGCAAAATTATTAATGCTGGCACCGAATAATATCATTGCTCCGTCCAGCGGGGAACCGATTGCAGTCCCTTCTCAAGATATGGTCATGGGATGTTATTATATGACAGAAAAGAAAAAGGGAGCTAAGGGAGAAGGGAAGGTCTTTTCCAATATTGAGCAGTTATTGACGGCTTATCAAAATCAAGTCATTGATACTCATGCTCTTGTCAAAGTCAGAGTTAATGGAGAAATGGTAGAAACGACTGCAGGATTGGTAATGTTCAATGAAATTTTACCGATACAAGATAGAAACTATCAAAGGACAATCGGAAAGAAAGAATTGAAAAATTTGATTGCATACTTGTATGATGAACATGGTTTCACAGAAACGGCGGATTTAATCAACAAGTTAAAGAATTTCGGTTACCATTATTCCACTTTGGCAGGAATTTCCGTAGGAGTCGAAGATTTGGTGATTCCGGAAGAGAAGAAACATTTATTGGCGGCTGCGGACAAACAGGTGGAAGAAATCGATGCCGATTATAAATCCGGAAAGATTATCAATGAAGAACGATATCGAAAAACAATTGAAGTTTGGTCTAAAACAACAGATGCCGTTACAAAAGCAATGATGGACGGATTGGATAAATTTAATCCGGTATATATGATGGCGAATTCAGGAGCACGGGGAAATACAAACCAAATGCGTCAATTAGCCGGAATGAGAGGAAATATGGCGGATACGCAAGGGCGTATCATCGAAACTCCAATCAAGGCAAATTTCCGAGAAGGATTGACCGTTTTGGAATTCTTTATTTCTTCTCACGGAGCGAGAAAGGGATTGGCCGATACCGCACTTCGAACTGCCGATTCAGGATACTTAACGAGAAGATTGGTGGATATTTCTCACGAAGTGATTGTCAATGCGGAAGATTGCGGAACGATGCAAGGAATTGAAGTAGGAGACTTGATTTCCGGAGGAAAAGTCATTGAAAAATTGGCGGAAAGAATCAGGGGAAGAGTCTTGGCGGAGGACCTAATCCACGAGGGAGAAATCTTAGCCACTCGAAATACGATGATTGGAAAAGAACTGCTTCGAGAAATTGAGGAAAAAGGAATCAAAAAAGTAAAAATTCGATCTCCTTTGACTTGTGCTTTGGAAAAAGGAGTCTGCAAAAAATGTTACGGTATGGACTTGTCCAACTTAAAAGAAATTTTATTAGGAGAAGCCGTGGGAGTTGTTGCAGCACAGTCTATCGGAGAACCGGGAACACAACTTACCATGAGAACCTTCCATACCGGAGGGGTAGCAAGCGCTTCGGCAGCAATTACACAAATCAAATCGGAAAATGGAGGACGAATTTCTTTCCGAGATATTCATACCTTGAACTTGAATGGAGAAGAAATTGTCGTGAGTCAGGCAGGAAAAGTCATTGTAGCAGACAATGAATATGAAGTTTCTTCGGGATCCACTCTACGAGTGAAAGAGGGAGACATCATTGAAGAGGGAACGGTATTGGTAACCTTCGACCCATATCACATTCCATTGATTGCAGCTCAAGACGGAAAAGTCGAATATCGAGAATTGACACCGAAGAAGACCTATGATGAAAAATATGATGTTTGGCAATCCTTGGTGGTTAAAGCCATGGACAGTGGAGATGTTAACCCTCGAGTTCATATTTTAGACAAAGAGGGGAAAAAGTTAGGAACTTACAACATTCCTTATGGAGCCTACATGATGGTGGAAGACGGAGCTATGGTCAAAAAGGGAGATATCCTTGCAAAGATTATGAAAATCGGAGAGGGATCCAAGGATATTACAGGAGGTCTTCCAAGAGTACAAGAATTGTTTGAAGCAAGAAATCCAAAAGGAAAAGCAATGCTTACGGAAATTGACGGAAGAGTGGAAATCAATAATCGTAAGAAGAAAGGAATGCGAGTTGTTACGGTAAAAGCTCTGGATGATTCCGGAGACCAACGGGAATATTTGGTTCCTGTGGGAGAACGTCTGATTGTTACGGACGGATTGAAGGTAAAAGCAGGAGATAAGATTACCGAAGGAGCAATTTCTCCTTTTGACGTATTAAATATTAAAGGTTTGGTCGCAGCGGAGCAGTTTATCTTGGAATCGGTACAACAAGTATATCGGGATCAAGGGGTAGGCGTGAACGACAAACATATAGAAATCATTGTAAAGCAAATGTTTAAGAAGGTAAAAATCGTTGATTCCGGAGCTTCTTTGTTTTTGGAAGATGAAGTGGTGGAAAAGAGATTGGTGGACTTGGAAAATAAAGAATTGGCGGAAAAAGGAAAGGCCTTAATTCAATACGAGCCAATTATTCAAGGAATTACCAAGGCGGCTGTCAATACGGGAAGTTTCATT